A portion of the Celeribacter indicus genome contains these proteins:
- a CDS encoding TniQ family protein: MTCIPLPISVTPVPDELLSGWLSRLAASNHCEVADLLAHIGIDAKYAAALDFDLDMLAADRISVAARFDPAFVSSMTFAAMPEAEMRLTAQVPFQACTSCADGGLELRHWRRAWAFDCQICGARLLPKADRQNGAAVSEKLVDRARRGARILERVAVSGSARQLRRAMRAVTFAMGLKALCGDPFFALQSPRPNIRLFCLAAIASAQSRPLVKAALCSMDIDVYARVALLRAYDKEPRLLATVDQIAQRMRLRVGGSATSSQI, from the coding sequence GTGACGTGTATCCCGCTGCCGATATCGGTGACGCCAGTGCCGGACGAGTTGCTTTCTGGTTGGTTATCGCGACTGGCCGCTTCCAATCATTGCGAGGTAGCAGACCTGCTCGCCCATATCGGGATCGACGCAAAATATGCTGCAGCCCTTGATTTTGATCTCGACATGCTGGCCGCGGATAGGATTTCCGTTGCGGCGCGCTTCGATCCAGCGTTCGTGTCGTCGATGACTTTCGCGGCGATGCCGGAAGCAGAGATGCGGTTGACCGCACAGGTGCCGTTCCAGGCTTGCACAAGCTGCGCTGATGGCGGCCTTGAGCTCAGGCACTGGCGTAGGGCCTGGGCGTTCGACTGCCAGATTTGTGGTGCCCGGCTTCTTCCAAAGGCCGACAGGCAAAATGGCGCAGCGGTCTCCGAAAAGCTGGTTGATCGTGCCCGCCGGGGGGCACGGATCCTGGAGCGTGTCGCGGTGTCGGGCAGCGCGCGTCAACTACGCCGAGCCATGCGGGCGGTCACCTTCGCGATGGGACTCAAAGCTTTATGTGGAGACCCTTTCTTCGCGCTTCAAAGCCCCCGCCCGAACATAAGGCTCTTCTGCCTTGCCGCCATTGCCTCCGCCCAATCACGTCCACTGGTAAAGGCTGCGTTGTGCAGCATGGACATCGACGTCTACGCACGAGTTGCCCTGCTTCGCGCCTACGATAAGGAGCCCCGACTGCTTGCAACCGTCGACCAGATTGCTCAGCGGATGCGACTACGCGTCGGCGGTTCAGCCACCTCATCTCAAATTTAA
- a CDS encoding TniB family NTP-binding protein, with amino-acid sequence MRAETEDDGRIALIQSDIWIGFPRAEQVLDRLHGLIEMSRQTRMPGLLVHGASGIGKTMIARNLSRRYAPEYDPESGVTHTPLLLLQAPPAPDERRFYMHILAAVGAPSSTLSLKAQSVASLEVRVVGLLRDLGLRMIMIDEVHNLLAGTHREQRRFLNVLRYLSNELEASLVCYGVSEAVDAIRGDVQLARRLDEHHLPNWRDDAEFSDMIQTLIAAMPLEKKSNLQVRSLKQILALTGGVTSRIFALVKDLSIDAIISGDECVTDDAIAKWTPVWSRHANAQRRLEKSGA; translated from the coding sequence GACGACGGCCGCATCGCCCTCATTCAATCGGACATCTGGATCGGCTTTCCCCGAGCGGAGCAAGTGCTGGACCGGCTGCATGGTCTGATTGAGATGTCGCGGCAGACCCGCATGCCTGGCCTTCTGGTGCATGGGGCGTCCGGCATCGGCAAAACAATGATCGCCCGCAACCTGTCGCGACGCTATGCGCCGGAGTATGATCCGGAGTCGGGCGTCACCCACACCCCGTTACTTCTGTTGCAGGCGCCACCCGCTCCTGATGAGCGGCGGTTCTATATGCACATCCTCGCAGCCGTCGGAGCCCCGTCGTCGACGCTGAGCCTGAAGGCGCAGAGTGTTGCCTCGCTGGAAGTTCGGGTCGTGGGCCTTTTGCGCGACCTCGGGCTGCGGATGATCATGATCGACGAAGTCCACAACCTTCTTGCGGGCACGCATAGGGAACAGCGCCGGTTCCTCAATGTCTTGAGGTATCTCAGCAACGAGCTGGAGGCATCTTTGGTCTGCTACGGTGTCAGCGAAGCCGTCGATGCCATTCGCGGCGATGTCCAACTGGCCCGTCGGCTTGATGAACACCACCTGCCGAATTGGCGCGATGATGCCGAGTTTTCGGATATGATCCAGACATTGATCGCGGCCATGCCGCTGGAGAAGAAATCCAATCTGCAAGTGCGGTCGCTCAAGCAGATCCTCGCATTAACTGGCGGGGTGACGTCCCGCATCTTTGCCTTGGTCAAGGATCTGTCCATCGACGCGATCATCAGCGGTGACGAGTGCGTCACTGATGATGCCATCGCAAAATGGACACCGGTCTGGTCGCGCCATGCAAACGCTCAGCGACGGCTCGAGAAATCTGGGGCGTGA